The proteins below are encoded in one region of Planctopirus limnophila DSM 3776:
- a CDS encoding 4Fe-4S binding protein, whose translation MKIEKHPTVLAYREKNQSGPASPAAVLQASELKQLARDAGADDVGFIEIGRPVLDQERHEILKAYPRTKALMSIVVRMNREPIRSPSRSVANLEFHHCGDEVNEIAHRIVRQLEDRGIGAMNPSMGFPMEMADFPGKVWVVSHKPVAVAAGLGMMGIHRNVIHPRFGNFILLGTILLDAEISAYDDPISYNPCLECKLCVAACPVGAISADGQFDFSACYTHNYREFMGGFTDWVEQVVDSRNAVEYRQRVTDAESSSLWQSLSFGPNYKAAYCLSVCPAGEDVIGPYLADKKEHLREIVRPLQDKHETIYVLKNSDAQQHVTRRFPHKKVKIVGNGLRPATIEGFLKGAPHVFQPKQSAELNATFHFTFTGDEISKGQPQRATFQIHDQALTVTEGHQGNADLSINAEASTWIGFLRKERHIVWALLTRKIRLRGPLKLLVAFGKCFPQ comes from the coding sequence ATGAAGATTGAAAAGCATCCGACAGTGCTGGCCTACCGCGAGAAAAATCAGTCTGGGCCAGCAAGTCCAGCAGCAGTTTTGCAGGCCAGTGAACTGAAGCAACTGGCACGCGATGCTGGTGCCGATGATGTGGGATTCATCGAGATCGGCAGGCCTGTTCTGGATCAGGAGCGGCACGAGATCTTGAAGGCTTACCCCCGGACGAAAGCGCTCATGAGCATTGTCGTGCGGATGAATCGCGAACCCATTCGTTCTCCCTCTCGATCTGTGGCTAATCTGGAGTTTCATCATTGCGGTGATGAGGTGAATGAAATCGCTCACCGCATTGTCCGCCAGCTTGAAGATCGTGGTATTGGAGCTATGAATCCCTCCATGGGTTTTCCTATGGAGATGGCTGACTTTCCCGGGAAGGTCTGGGTGGTGTCCCACAAACCAGTTGCTGTCGCTGCCGGGCTGGGGATGATGGGAATTCATCGCAATGTGATTCATCCACGATTTGGTAACTTCATACTTCTGGGGACAATTCTGCTCGATGCCGAGATTTCGGCATACGACGATCCCATCAGTTACAACCCGTGCCTGGAGTGCAAACTTTGCGTAGCCGCCTGCCCGGTAGGTGCGATTTCAGCCGATGGTCAATTCGATTTTTCTGCCTGCTATACACACAACTATCGCGAATTCATGGGAGGCTTCACGGATTGGGTGGAGCAGGTCGTTGATAGCAGGAATGCTGTCGAATATCGCCAGCGAGTGACCGATGCCGAGTCTTCATCGTTGTGGCAAAGTCTCTCGTTTGGTCCCAATTATAAGGCGGCGTATTGCCTGTCAGTTTGCCCGGCAGGAGAAGATGTCATCGGCCCCTATCTTGCGGACAAAAAAGAGCATCTCAGGGAGATTGTGCGTCCACTGCAAGACAAGCACGAGACCATCTATGTGCTGAAGAACTCCGATGCCCAGCAGCACGTCACCCGTCGATTTCCTCACAAGAAAGTCAAAATCGTCGGCAACGGTCTGCGGCCTGCCACGATTGAAGGGTTCCTCAAAGGGGCTCCGCATGTTTTTCAGCCAAAGCAATCGGCTGAGTTGAATGCCACATTCCATTTCACGTTTACTGGCGATGAAATCTCGAAGGGGCAGCCTCAGCGGGCGACGTTTCAGATTCATGACCAGGCTTTGACAGTCACAGAAGGGCACCAGGGTAATGCCGATCTCAGCATCAACGCAGAGGCTTCGACCTGGATTGGGTTTCTTCGAAAGGAACGCCACATCGTCTGGGCATTACTGACACGTAAAATCCGCCTGAGAGGTCCACTCAAGCTGCTGGTGGCATTCGGCAAGTGTTTTCCCCAGTAA
- a CDS encoding sigma-54-dependent Fis family transcriptional regulator: MSDVRSEPLVSDPKRLLLDLAREHSVEGLLNLIVSRLAEQKRIALARIWLSQPTSECRGCSTQEVCQHQTECLKLVASRGSSLTTPSITWTAVDGAFQYMPYSVRKVGRIAATGLAIEEPEIQEPLPEWIARPEWVRAEGIRGFAGQPLIHRGKVLGVLGVFARQIIGEECMGWLRMIADHAAAAIVTARAFAEIESLRKRLELENEYLREEVTGSGAFGELIGQSPALGTVSQQIDLVAPTDSSVLILGESGTGKELVAREIHRRSRRSNRPLIKVNCAAVPRELYESEFFGHAKGAFTGALRDRVGRFELADGGTLFLDEVGEIPLELQAKLLRVLQEGELERVGEERTRKVNVRIIAATNRDLRMEAEAGRFRQDLYYRLSVFPVEVPPLRRRKEDVPLLASHFLRIAARKVGRPQPLLTLAIVQKLQQYDWPGNVRELQHVIERAVITSTNERLLIELPQTTGSKPTRSVKSPSNSTATSQEIPIRTDLEIRQMEAENILAALQATHGKISGPGGAAALLGLKPTTLASRIKALGIKPAPRYPRGED; the protein is encoded by the coding sequence ATGAGCGATGTCCGCAGTGAGCCTCTGGTCTCAGACCCCAAACGCCTGCTCCTTGATCTGGCGCGAGAACATTCCGTTGAGGGCTTGCTCAACCTGATTGTCAGCCGACTGGCAGAGCAGAAACGCATCGCTCTGGCCCGCATCTGGTTATCGCAACCGACAAGCGAATGCCGTGGCTGCTCGACACAGGAGGTGTGTCAGCACCAGACAGAGTGTCTGAAACTGGTTGCCAGTCGTGGATCCTCGCTGACAACGCCCTCGATCACCTGGACTGCGGTGGATGGGGCTTTCCAGTATATGCCCTACAGCGTGCGCAAAGTGGGACGGATCGCTGCCACGGGACTGGCCATCGAAGAACCAGAGATCCAGGAACCTCTACCAGAATGGATTGCACGTCCGGAGTGGGTACGAGCCGAAGGGATTCGAGGCTTCGCCGGTCAACCACTGATCCACAGGGGAAAAGTTCTCGGGGTACTCGGAGTCTTTGCCCGGCAGATTATTGGCGAAGAATGCATGGGCTGGCTGCGCATGATTGCCGACCACGCGGCGGCAGCAATCGTTACCGCTCGAGCCTTTGCCGAAATTGAAAGTCTTCGTAAGCGTCTGGAATTGGAGAACGAGTACCTACGGGAAGAAGTGACGGGGAGCGGTGCGTTCGGCGAACTGATCGGTCAAAGCCCGGCTTTGGGGACAGTCTCTCAGCAGATCGACCTGGTAGCACCGACCGATTCGTCAGTATTGATTCTTGGGGAAAGTGGCACTGGCAAAGAGTTGGTCGCCCGCGAGATCCATCGCCGCAGCAGGCGATCGAATCGTCCGCTCATCAAGGTGAACTGCGCCGCCGTCCCGCGCGAACTCTACGAGAGCGAGTTTTTCGGGCATGCCAAAGGGGCATTCACCGGAGCCCTGCGCGATCGAGTCGGACGATTTGAACTGGCGGATGGGGGGACACTCTTTCTTGATGAAGTGGGCGAGATTCCGCTGGAACTCCAAGCCAAACTGTTGCGTGTGTTGCAAGAGGGAGAACTGGAGCGAGTTGGCGAAGAACGAACACGGAAGGTCAACGTGCGGATCATAGCGGCCACGAATCGCGATTTACGCATGGAGGCGGAGGCGGGGCGGTTTCGGCAAGATCTCTATTACCGTTTGAGTGTGTTCCCTGTGGAAGTCCCGCCATTACGTCGACGCAAAGAGGATGTTCCCCTCCTGGCCAGTCACTTCCTGAGGATTGCAGCACGCAAGGTGGGACGTCCTCAACCTTTGTTGACTCTCGCCATCGTCCAGAAACTTCAGCAATACGACTGGCCGGGAAATGTGCGCGAGTTGCAGCATGTCATCGAACGAGCGGTCATTACTTCGACCAACGAGAGACTCTTGATTGAACTCCCTCAAACAACGGGCAGCAAACCCACCAGATCTGTGAAGTCGCCCAGCAATTCCACAGCGACATCTCAGGAGATTCCCATTCGCACCGACCTGGAGATCCGGCAGATGGAAGCAGAAAACATTCTGGCAGCACTGCAGGCCACTCATGGCAAAATCTCAGGGCCAGGGGGAGCAGCAGCACTTCTGGGCCTCAAGCCAACCACTCTGGCTTCACGGATCAAGGCTTTGGGAATCAAGCCTGCCCCTCGCTATCCGAGAGGAGAAGACTAA
- a CDS encoding right-handed parallel beta-helix repeat-containing protein, whose product MWQRLSATQVVSAPKNTRVLEGSRYQTPVSDICQILVTLLAIAVLTPLESLAADASRISPEGLVEGSLQKTIDRIVAKEPGATIILSPGEYRLDKTLKLTAKHNGMTLRGSPGSIIRGSISLHDWKPVAGHDGLWQATLPMPVPAHLSPRLIFHDGKLLARARTPDAGWLETEQTLQTNGPIQLEIPQEHWNSAWQEGSGLVVRAVQKWAGFEQVVTGIDTRQRTLTLPLAAIGHRQEKKNRFWFENSLTDINREGEWIYRPAENAILWKPLAQAGSSSAIPRVDVSLLEALVVVDHAENVTLEGLDFRECGSSFSAQGEIDVQAAAKRRGAIQFRWARHCTLKNSTVSLVAGYGVDLQTGSNSIRIENCRLHNLGAGGIRIGEAVIAPESEKQVSRNIVSGCQISRYGNIDFGAVGVIVFQSSENRISDNTIFDAPYSGISVGWTWGYKESPCHHNIVEHNHIHHLGSDLLSDMGGVYLLGPQPGTIVRKNLIHDLKCHEYGAWGLYTDEGSTGILLEENVVARCMKAGFHQHYGKDNIIRRNLIVDCGEGGVRRSKEEEHNSFTFEQNVVVNTTGHFLHSNWKNRNVQLNKNLYFSNAPQPWRWGMWKWAAWQELGYDKDSLLADPLLVDRSQPQQGFQINSPVYRELGWWPDRSQPRPLADTGPRSAVVSSASQ is encoded by the coding sequence ATGTGGCAGCGACTGTCAGCAACACAGGTTGTGTCCGCCCCAAAAAATACAAGAGTTTTAGAAGGGTCACGATACCAAACTCCTGTATCAGATATCTGCCAGATTCTGGTGACACTTCTGGCAATAGCAGTCCTAACGCCCCTGGAAAGTCTGGCTGCTGATGCCAGTCGAATATCCCCCGAAGGTCTTGTCGAAGGGTCTCTTCAGAAAACGATCGATCGGATCGTGGCGAAGGAACCGGGGGCGACAATCATTCTCTCTCCGGGAGAATATCGACTCGACAAGACACTGAAGTTGACTGCCAAGCATAACGGGATGACTCTTAGGGGCTCGCCGGGATCCATTATTCGCGGGTCGATTTCACTTCACGATTGGAAGCCTGTCGCAGGGCATGACGGGCTATGGCAAGCCACTTTACCCATGCCGGTTCCGGCACATCTCAGCCCTCGACTGATCTTTCACGATGGGAAACTCCTGGCCCGGGCTCGCACTCCTGATGCTGGCTGGTTGGAGACAGAACAGACTCTTCAGACAAATGGGCCCATCCAACTGGAGATTCCTCAAGAGCACTGGAATTCTGCCTGGCAGGAAGGGTCGGGCCTGGTCGTTCGAGCAGTTCAGAAATGGGCTGGCTTTGAGCAGGTTGTGACGGGCATTGACACCAGGCAACGTACGCTGACACTTCCACTGGCAGCCATCGGCCATCGGCAGGAAAAGAAGAACCGCTTCTGGTTCGAAAACTCGTTAACTGACATCAATCGTGAGGGAGAATGGATTTATCGACCGGCTGAAAATGCCATCCTCTGGAAACCACTCGCACAGGCAGGTTCTTCATCGGCAATCCCACGAGTCGATGTCTCGCTACTGGAAGCCTTGGTGGTCGTTGACCATGCCGAAAACGTGACACTGGAGGGGCTTGATTTCCGGGAATGTGGGAGTTCATTTTCTGCTCAAGGCGAAATCGATGTGCAGGCGGCGGCCAAAAGGCGCGGTGCCATACAATTCCGCTGGGCTCGTCACTGTACGCTCAAAAACTCAACAGTTTCTCTAGTCGCGGGATATGGCGTAGATTTGCAGACAGGCAGCAATTCCATTCGGATTGAAAACTGCCGATTGCATAACCTGGGGGCGGGCGGGATCCGGATTGGTGAGGCGGTGATCGCACCCGAGTCGGAAAAGCAGGTCAGTCGAAACATCGTGTCTGGTTGTCAGATCAGCCGCTATGGAAACATTGATTTTGGTGCTGTGGGTGTCATCGTCTTTCAGTCGAGTGAAAACCGGATTTCGGATAACACGATCTTCGATGCTCCTTACTCCGGGATCTCGGTTGGCTGGACCTGGGGCTATAAAGAGTCTCCCTGCCATCACAACATCGTCGAACACAATCATATCCACCATCTGGGAAGCGATCTTCTCAGCGATATGGGTGGTGTTTATCTGCTGGGCCCACAGCCGGGAACGATTGTTCGCAAAAATCTGATTCATGACTTGAAGTGCCACGAATACGGAGCGTGGGGGCTCTATACCGACGAAGGTTCGACGGGCATTCTGCTGGAAGAAAACGTCGTCGCCCGCTGTATGAAGGCTGGTTTTCATCAGCACTATGGTAAAGACAACATCATTCGCCGCAATCTGATTGTCGATTGTGGTGAAGGGGGAGTGCGCCGGTCTAAGGAAGAAGAGCACAACTCATTTACGTTCGAGCAGAACGTCGTTGTCAATACGACTGGCCACTTTCTGCATTCGAACTGGAAAAACCGCAACGTGCAGCTCAACAAGAATCTCTACTTCTCGAATGCCCCGCAGCCATGGAGGTGGGGAATGTGGAAATGGGCGGCCTGGCAAGAACTGGGGTACGATAAGGATTCTCTATTGGCTGATCCCTTACTGGTTGATCGCTCACAACCCCAACAAGGATTCCAGATCAACTCACCCGTTTATCGAGAACTCGGCTGGTGGCCCGACCGATCTCAGCCTCGACCACTTGCTGATACTGGTCCTCGATCAGCAGTTGTGTCTTCAGCTTCACAGTGA
- a CDS encoding MarR family winged helix-turn-helix transcriptional regulator, translating to MSQIRIEQIARECVAVRLRMLNRVVTNVYDEALRPLGLKVSQMNILVVVALMGLPRPTDLGEALHIDVSTLSRNLERMKNRGWLELLSDDNDGRAQQVRLTSEGRQLLETAAGFWEAAQSQVIATLGAEMVQQLTTSSDRIRTKS from the coding sequence GTGTCCCAAATTCGAATTGAGCAGATTGCGAGGGAGTGCGTGGCCGTGCGGCTGCGTATGCTCAATAGAGTCGTTACGAATGTCTACGATGAGGCATTGCGCCCATTGGGGTTGAAAGTCAGCCAGATGAACATTCTGGTGGTTGTCGCCTTGATGGGCTTGCCACGTCCTACGGATCTCGGTGAGGCACTTCATATCGATGTTTCGACTCTCAGCCGCAATCTGGAGAGAATGAAAAATCGAGGCTGGCTGGAGTTGCTGAGCGACGACAACGACGGCAGGGCACAGCAAGTCCGGCTGACCAGCGAAGGACGCCAGCTTCTGGAAACGGCAGCCGGGTTTTGGGAAGCCGCTCAGTCGCAAGTGATCGCCACTCTCGGCGCTGAGATGGTTCAACAACTCACCACATCGTCTGATCGAATTCGAACAAAGTCTTAA
- a CDS encoding carboxymuconolactone decarboxylase family protein yields MPRITPLDPQNATGHVKELLDGVGRKLGMVPNMMRTMAQAPAVLEGYLQFSGALARGQLSAKVREQISLAVAQANSCDYCLAAHSAIGKMVGLTVDQLRDSRHGEAVDPGTDALLRFAHRVVETRGHVNEADVQAVRDAGFGDGVIAEVVAGVAHDILTNYFNIVAATEVDFPHAPAL; encoded by the coding sequence ATGCCACGAATCACTCCTCTCGATCCACAGAATGCCACTGGCCACGTCAAAGAACTGCTCGATGGAGTTGGCCGCAAGTTGGGGATGGTTCCCAACATGATGCGAACGATGGCTCAAGCTCCGGCTGTCCTCGAAGGCTATCTGCAATTCAGTGGTGCCCTGGCGCGTGGGCAACTGAGTGCCAAAGTTCGAGAACAGATTTCTTTAGCGGTCGCTCAAGCCAATAGTTGTGACTATTGCCTGGCTGCTCATTCGGCCATTGGCAAGATGGTCGGCCTGACTGTCGACCAACTGCGTGACAGTCGGCATGGAGAGGCGGTTGATCCGGGAACCGATGCTCTGCTGCGTTTTGCTCACAGAGTCGTTGAGACGCGCGGTCATGTGAACGAAGCCGACGTGCAGGCCGTCCGAGATGCAGGTTTTGGTGATGGCGTGATTGCCGAAGTCGTCGCTGGTGTCGCCCACGACATCTTGACCAACTACTTCAACATCGTCGCAGCGACGGAAGTCGATTTCCCCCACGCTCCGGCTCTCTAA
- a CDS encoding alpha/beta fold hydrolase, whose amino-acid sequence MSRSNSLAILLAFSAFTAWGWLSANETQAQTQTVLHKTVKVGDLDIFYREAGPKDAPTILLLHGFPTSSQMFRNLIPALADKYHVIAPDYPGFGHSSMPTHDKFTYTFDNLAKVIDEFTQKIGLTKYALYVQDYGAPIGYRLASAHPERITAIVVQNGNAYDEGLDNDFWKPIKAYWNDPTSQTKRDALKGVLNYDATKWQYLHGVKQPERVSPDGAAHDQFLLDRPGNAEIQLDMFLSYGSNPALYPRWQEYFRKHQPPMLIVWGKNDQIFPAAGAEPYKRDLKTLEFHLLDAGHFALESNGDEIARLMRDFLGKHVARK is encoded by the coding sequence ATGTCTCGCAGTAATTCCCTCGCTATTCTATTGGCTTTCTCAGCATTCACGGCATGGGGTTGGCTCTCCGCCAACGAAACCCAGGCTCAAACCCAGACTGTCCTGCACAAGACGGTCAAAGTGGGCGACCTCGACATCTTCTATCGTGAGGCCGGTCCGAAGGACGCGCCGACGATCCTGCTGCTGCACGGCTTTCCCACCAGTTCGCAGATGTTCCGCAATCTCATTCCCGCTCTGGCCGACAAGTACCACGTCATCGCCCCTGACTATCCCGGTTTCGGCCACAGCTCGATGCCCACCCACGACAAATTCACCTACACCTTCGACAACCTGGCAAAGGTAATCGACGAATTCACGCAAAAGATCGGCCTCACGAAGTACGCCCTCTATGTGCAGGACTACGGCGCGCCGATCGGCTATCGTCTGGCCAGTGCCCATCCCGAACGCATCACGGCGATCGTCGTCCAGAATGGCAATGCCTACGATGAAGGGCTCGACAACGACTTCTGGAAGCCGATCAAGGCCTACTGGAACGATCCCACCAGCCAGACGAAGCGCGACGCCCTCAAGGGAGTTCTCAACTACGACGCCACCAAGTGGCAGTATCTGCATGGGGTGAAGCAGCCGGAGCGTGTCAGCCCGGATGGAGCTGCCCACGATCAGTTTCTCCTCGACCGCCCCGGCAATGCCGAGATTCAGCTCGACATGTTCCTCAGTTACGGCAGCAATCCGGCCCTTTATCCCCGCTGGCAGGAGTATTTCCGTAAGCACCAGCCGCCGATGCTGATCGTCTGGGGAAAGAATGATCAGATCTTCCCCGCTGCCGGTGCCGAGCCTTACAAACGAGACCTCAAGACGCTGGAGTTCCATCTCCTCGACGCGGGTCACTTTGCCCTGGAATCCAACGGCGACGAGATTGCCCGACTGATGCGTGATTTCCTCGGCAAGCATGTTGCTCGCAAGTGA
- a CDS encoding nuclear transport factor 2 family protein — protein MSTTIQQHATLILVPPFTQETALRKVRLAEDSWNSRDPVRVSLAYTEDSVWRNRSEFVTGRAEIQRFLAGKWQRELDYRLVKDLWAFTDNRIAVRFQYEWRDLHGGWHRSYGNELWEFDERGLMRRREASINDIDIVESDRKFFWPAPGARPADHPGIFEIR, from the coding sequence ATGTCCACGACGATCCAACAGCATGCGACACTGATCCTAGTGCCGCCATTCACACAAGAGACGGCACTCCGCAAAGTTCGTCTGGCCGAAGATAGCTGGAATTCCCGTGATCCAGTGCGTGTCTCCCTTGCCTACACCGAGGACTCCGTCTGGCGTAATCGCAGCGAGTTCGTCACCGGTCGCGCAGAGATCCAACGGTTTCTGGCTGGTAAATGGCAACGGGAACTCGACTATCGGCTGGTGAAAGATCTCTGGGCTTTTACTGATAATCGTATCGCTGTCCGCTTCCAGTATGAATGGCGCGATCTCCACGGCGGCTGGCACCGGAGCTATGGCAACGAACTCTGGGAGTTCGACGAACGTGGTTTGATGCGTCGCCGCGAGGCCAGCATCAACGACATCGATATCGTCGAATCCGACCGCAAATTCTTCTGGCCCGCCCCCGGCGCACGCCCAGCGGATCACCCGGGCATTTTCGAAATCCGCTAA